The genomic stretch CGCTGAAGGAGGTGACATACAGAGAGCCATTTTCCAGCAACAACGTGCGGACATCTTCGAAGCGAGCATAGGGAAAGGTCGACCGTTCGAAGTCGCAGAGGCTGTTATTGCGGAGCGTATCCCCCACAACCCAAGATTCAAAAGTTGTGAACATCTGCTTATCGGCAAGCCCATCCTTGCCGGTAATTTCAAACCGCCCCTTCAGCCGAGATTGCCAGAGGGTGTCTTCATCGGTTTTGAATGAGGCCTTCGCTACTGCCAGAATCTCGGCCGTGTCGAGTTTCTTTTCCGCTACGGCACCGCGGTGGGTAGCGATAAGGCAGACCAGCGATAAGAACAAAACTGCCGACTGTTGGAAATGTTTCTGATGCACGATTTCCTGCCTGAAGGTGACGAGGTTGCATGGATCCGGCTCGAGTGCATTATGCCAGGGAATTACACGATCGACAACGAAAATGAACCAGGCCGCGCCCAGCGAAATAGTTTCCAAAAAAATTGGCCCCATGAACTGTACATGAGTGCATGCATTTGGTGTAAGCAGTACTCGCCGGGGAGTCTTCCCTAGGACGACACATTGTCGTGGCCTACCAGTCGCTTCTCAGTCCCTTCGGAGCTTGCGTAGTATTCGTCCTTCGGCTTATCGAGCATCACCATGTCCTCCACCAGCACACCACAACATGATCCGCTGATCATCGTGCGAACGGAGAAGCATTTTCTGTGCTTGGCGTGTGGAACGCTCGCGGAAATCCCGGTCGAGGTCGTCGTGCAACTGAGCTACGCGGCTTTGCCAATGCGTCAGGAAGAGATGGCCAACGAATCAACCAAAACGCAAACGGCTGTCTCGCATTCAGCCGCGTCTACGAAAGCAGCGACGGTCACCCATACGCGTTCCTCTTCCGGCACCACGCACCAACGCCTCGCCAGCCTCAGTCGCTCGCCACAGCCTCAGCGCAAAACGTTTGTCGGGAGACAGGTCGATTCCATCATCCGGCAAGTCGCTAGACCACGCGTTCTCGTGGGTAACCTTCCACCTGATGATCATCGACCGACAAGGGAGCGAGATCGCCTCAAGAAGCCTGTCTAAGAAACAAAGCGTGCTCTGCCAACAGCAATGCGTGTAGTGCGAAACAGACGCACGCCCAGGCAGATTTGGGCGTGGCCCCCGAGAGCCATTTGCCCAGTGCGAGCCAAGCTCAAGAACGCGGCCCGCCTGATTAACAAAACTTGTCCCCTCTCCCCTGCAGACGGTGGAGAGAGGACCGGACGTGGGAAGCTTTGGCTAAACAGAGTGCTAGCCGACTAGCTGCCACCGACAACGGTGTACTGAGCGGTCGAACCACTAGGCTTGGTGACCACCACGCGGAAGGTATCGCCGGTGAACTTGCGGCGGTCCAGGCGGAAGGTGATCTTGTGTCGCCCTGGCAGGACGGTCGCGCTGATCGGTTCGTTGCCGGGGAACTCGTCGTCGATGATCCACACCGTGACTCCTTCCTTCTGGTTCAGCTCGACACCTATGTCACCCCCATCGACCACTTCAATCTCGGCTTGCAGAAAGAGCACGGGACTTTCGATCTCGCTCAGGTCGGACAGTGGCAGGTCGCCGTTGACCTTGCCATAAACGGGCAGCCACGCGTCGGCATCGAGGCCGAGGATCTGCGATTCGAATTCACCGGTCGAAGGTTTCGCTTCCCCTTGCAGCGCTTCGGGCACTTCCTTCAGCACGCGCCACCGCTGCACGGTTGGCACGCTGCGAATCCCGTAAGGACCTGGCTTGCCGAGCTCGCCGACGTAGGCCACCAGGTCAAGGAACTCCTCTTCGGTCAGGAAGTTGGCCAGGCCTTTGGGCATGAGCGAGCCCCCTTCCTTTTCCAGGTCGATGTCGTCGGCGGGGATGATGATCTCGTGGCCGTTGGCATCTTTCAGGATCGTGCGGTCGTCGTTTTCGTCGGCGACAATGCCTTGGTGCATCTTGCCGTCGAAGTCGACAATCGTCTTCATGATGTACGCTTCCTTGACGGCCATCTCGGGGAAGAGGATCGAGTTGATCACGTAGTCGACCGGGCTCGTCGCACCGACAGGGCTCAGGTCGGGACCGATCTGCCCGCCAGCACCACTGATGGCGTGACACTTCAAGCAGCTCAGTTCCTTGCGGCGGAAGATCACTTCCCCGCGTGCCGGATCTCCCTTTTTCAGAACCTGGGCGACAAGCGATTGCAGTTGCTCTTCGGTCAGCGGATCAGGGTTGTTGTCGATGCCAGCGGCAGCGCTGAGCACGTTCACCAGCGAAGCATCGGAGCGCCCGACCGAGTACATCTGACGCAGGCACATCTTGGCCACGTCGCCGTCGAGCTTCTTGCCGTTGAGCGCGGCGGCCAGGGCATCGGGGCCTTTGGTATCGGCCAGGAAAGCATCGATCATCGCGGCCGGATCGGTCGACGTATCAGCGCCCGTCAGGACCTTCGCCGCGGCCTCGGCGGCCTTTTGGATGTCGATATTGGTCAGCGCCGAAACGCCCAGGTAGCGGATCGAAAGGGGCTGATCGTCACTGGTCAGCTTGGCCACGGTCTCGGCCGTTTTGCCGCTGCCGGTGGCAATCAACGAATCGATCGCCAAGCGGCGAAGTTTCAATGGTTGTTCGTTATCGAGAGCCAACCCGGCGAGCGTATCGGCTGTGGCTTCCACTTTCCATAAACCGGCCAGTTGGATGCCCAAGGTCTTCAAGGCCGGGTCGTTGCTGGCAATCAAGGCGCTGATCGCCGAGAGATCGCCGGTGGGAACTAGGTTACGGCTTTCGCTGGCTTTCTTCAAAGCTTGCAGCGATTCCAGCTTCAGCGCCGGGCTGAAGCCGTCGCTCTTGGTGGCTTCCTGAAAGAGGATTCCCAGGTTCTCGGCATTGCCTCGTTCGGCAATCATGCCGATGACCGTTCCGAGGCGGGACTCTGGCAGCTTGCCGCTTTGCAGCAAGCGAACCATGGCATCGGTCGCACCCTGGGCACGCGCGGTTTGCGGAGTCGCCAGCAGCACGCAGGCCAGCAGCATACAACCAACGAGGGTAAAGCGATTGAGCATCGTAATCAGTTCCGGAATTTAGGCAGGCGGAGTATCAAAAAAAGAGTCATCCCCAAGTCGAGGATGACTCTTCCTTAGTCATCTATTGTAATCCAAAGATTTAGCCTTGCTTGGCACGCTTTTCGAGCGTTGCCAACGTTTCCTTCAGCGTGTATTCCAGGTAGTAGTCCTGGTCGTGAAGAAGGGATTGCAAAGCGATCTCCTGGGCACGTTCCACATCCTTGCCATCGAAGAAGCTCAGCGCTCGGATGGCTTCCAGACGGACGCGTGGGTTTTCGTCGTTGACCTGTGTTTCCAGCAGGTCGAGCGAGCCAGGCACGCGATCGCGCCAGTAGCACAGCACGCGGGTCGCTGCCGCACGAGCACGGAAGTCGCTATCGGTTAGCATTCGCTTGAGCAGGTCGGCATCGACCAGGTCCAGGTTCTGCTTCACCCACAGGGCTTCCAAGAGGTGATGGTTGTACATCGGATCGTTCTTGTCGAGACCTGCCATCCACGTTTCGATCGCGGCCGAAACTTCGGTACCGTCGTGGTTGCGAAGTTCGCGGCGAACGCGGTAACGCGTGCGGTACTCAGGCTCTTTCAATAGATCCAACAGCTCGGCAATCGAGGCACCGTCGATCTTCGGAGCTTTCACCAGGTCGTTACCGGTGTAGCGAATACGCCAGATACGGCCGTGGTGCTTGTCACGCTTGGGGTCACGTAGCGAGTGCTGCATGTGGCCAACCAGCGGGTTGTACCAGTCGACAATGTACAGCGCCCCATCCGGACCAAACTGAATATCAACCGGGCGGAAGCTGGTGTCCTTCGAGACCAGCAGCGGGTCGACGGGGTCGGCATGGAAACCGCTACCTTCGTCTTTGACCTTGTACTGCAGAATCCCTTGGAAACCGATACAGTTGTTCAACAGGTAGTTGCCTTGGGCCGACTCGGGGAAGTTGCGGCTGGAAACGATTTCGCAGCCAGCGGTAGGACGCCACTGCTTGGTGAGGAACTGCTTCATCGAGCCGTGCTTCTGTGGGTACACCACGTCGCCGCTGAAAGCCGCGCCGAAGTAGTTCGCACCACCGGAAGCATCCGCTACGTAGTTTTGTCCCCAGTCGTCAAACGTGTGACCCCATGGGTTGGCAAAGCCGTACGAGACGAAGATGTCGAGCTTGTCGGTCTTCGGTTCGAAGCGGAAGATGCCAGCGTTGGCAACACGCTCAGGACCGTAAGGCGTTTCGACCTGCGAGTGATGGAACGTTCCTTCCTGGAAGTACAATGCACCGCCAGGTCCCCAGGTGAACGCACTGATCGAGTGGTGCGAGTCAGCCGAGTCGAAGCCGTGCAGAATCAGGGTTCGTTCGTCGGCCTTATCGTCGCCGTCAGTATCCTTCAGGAACATCAGGTTCGGCTGTTGAGCGACATATGCCCCACCATCACCAATTTCGATACCGGTTGGCACGTGCAGGCCATCGGCGAAGACGGTCTGCTTGTCGGCCTTGCCGTCGCCGTCCGAGTCTTCCAGGATCAGCACTTTGTCGTCTGGTGGTGTGCCTGGCAGGTACATCGGGTAGCTTTCCATGGTGGTCACCCACAGGCGTCCCTTGGCGTCGAAGGCCAATTGAACGGGGTTTTCCAGGTCCGGAAATTCGACTTCCGAAGCGAACAGGTTGATCTCGTAACCTTCGGGGAGCGAGAAAGTCTTCGCTTCCGCTTCGGGGTTGAAGATATCGACCGGGCGATTCACGTTTGTTTCGATCGCGGTGAAGTCGCCGGTGTTGCTGTCGTCAATCAGTTCGGGAACGCTTTCGCCGTTGGCGACCTTCCAGATGCGTTGATCGCGATTTTCGATCATTTTACGCAGCTTGGCGAATTCCGCCGGGAAGTTGACCACACCAAAGGGATTCTTACGGCCACCATAAATGTAGAAGCCGTTGACCGCGCGGTGATCGTAGAAGAACTGCAGGTCCTTCTCTTTCACTTCGGGGTACAGCTTGGCCAGGTCGGTCTTGTACTTTGGAGCGGCACCGAACAGGCCTTCGTCCAGAACCTTACCGAAGACCTGGTACCCCTCGTCGTTCAGGTGAATGCCGTTGATGGTCAGGTCGCTTTCACCAGCCATTGGTTCGAGCATCGGAGCGAAGACGTCGACGTAAACCACGTCATGCTTGTCGGCCAGCTTGTGCATGGCCTCGGCGTACATGGCGATGTTTTCGTTGTTCTTTTCGCCGGTGGGCAAGAATCGCGAGTGCAGGTCTTCGTGCGGAATCGGCGAGACAAGTACCAGCGTCGGCGACTTGCCGTCGTACTTGCTGTTCTTGGTGTCGGTGATGAACTTCTCCAGGTCCTGTTCGAACTTGGCGAGTCCCTTTTCACCGGCGAACGATTCGTTGAAGCCAAAGAAAGCCATGATCACATCAGGCTTGTGATCTTCCAGACGCGTGCCGTGATCGTAGAAGTCTTTGCTGCGGGGACGCAGGGTCAGTTCGTCGGCCGACCAGCCCAGGTCGCGTACGACCAGGTTCAACTCGGGGAAGCGGGCCTGAAGGCGTGTCTCGAAGTGCGGGAAGTATTGCATCCGCTCGGCAAGCGTGTTGCCGATGTAGACAATCTTATCCCCCTTCTTCAGTTCAAGTTGCGCGGCATCGGCCGAAGCGATCAGCGAAACGCACAGACCCAGCAGCAAGGCTGCCATACTCATTGGTCGAATCATGGTGTTCCTGTGTTCGAAAAGTTATCGAGGCAAACGTGTGATGGGCGTGGGGTTAGTGCGTCTCCCCATGGCAAACGGGATCGAGCACACTTCCAGCGAAGCGAGGTAGGATGTTCGAGATTCCCTTAAGCCCCTTGAGGGGCAAGCAGTGGCTAAACGAACCTACGAATTATAAACGGTAGCGCCGCCGGGTTGAAAGCTTCGGCGGCAATTTCCGCTTGGGTCGTTTCCGACAAATTGGGATGAATCAGACAAGAGTGTAAAAATAATCAACGTTAACTCTAAAATTCTACAAGCTAGGGGAAAGGGGGATAGAGGGTTTCCATAGGCTTGATTTTAAGAATGAATTTCAGAAATCTCTAGTTATTCCGCATGCTAACGAATCGTGCCATTTTGACTGGCAAAAGCAGGTCGAGTGCCATGCACGCGCAGGATCCGCAGCACTTCGCAAACGGTGCCTGCGTTGCGGTTAAGGTGGGTGTGTAGCGAGTTGACCATGATCTCGGTTTGTACGCCAGGGAGCCGAGCACTGGATACCGGCACCACGCTGTCGCTTTGGCCATCGTGAGGGGACCACCAGCCGCTGCCCAGGATGGTGTGCGTGGGAATATCGGGCTGGATCGGCAAGCGATAGATGCCGGTCAGCAGCAGGCTCTTCGGGCTAATCAGGTCCAGGCTGATCGGTACGCGGTGACGGAATTCCTTGCGAAACGCGGCCGGATTGTCTTCGATCAACTGCTTATGGGCATCCTTCAAGCAAGGATCTTCGTGGACGAACGTCGATGAAACGTGCCCTGTCTTGGCCGACAGGTGCGTCGTCCCTTGGTGCGGTGTGCCGATGAAAATAACACGACCAACATTGGGCGAATGAGTGAAGTAAAACTGATCTCGCAAATAATGCTGCATCTGCGGAGGTGCATCGAGCGAGCTCAGCGGTTGAAAGGCGACGTGTTCCCACAATGTGTTGCCGCTATCGGTCACTTGCAACTTGGCGATCAGGCCCCCCATGCTATGACCGACGAGCACGATGTTGCGAAGATCTCGATCGAACCCGCTCGGGTCCATTTCGGTGATAATTTGATTGAGTTGATCCCTTAGCACGGCGGCCGATTCCATGAATGGAGCGCCGGTAGGATAGTGAAATGCCCACGCTTCGTAGCGCGCTGCCAGGTCGGGGTTGCTATCGATCTCGTTGGCGATGCCTGCCCACGTGTAGGGAGCGGAAAGCAGGCCGTGCACGAAGATGACCGGGATCTTTCCTTTGCGATGCGGTTCGAGAATGAACAGCCCTTGGTTGGTCATGTCCTTGTAAGGATGCATGGCCTTCAGCTTCGAATCGCCACGTGTTTCGCTGAGCAGATATGCGTAAGGAGCCGTTGTATCTTTGGCCAGCGGAACCTGGCGGCAATTGAATTCCACATCGCCGGAGGTGCGTGGGTCGTACAGTTCAAGCTTGGCAACGACCTGCTCGACATGCGTGCCGCTGGGGATCGCGGCTTCAACGGTCGCGTCGTACAGATTCATTTCCGCTTCGGGCCGCAAGATACCCGTGACGGCGAACGGGACTTCCTCTGGGTACCACTTATCGGCAGG from Blastopirellula marina encodes the following:
- a CDS encoding PVC-type heme-binding CxxCH protein, giving the protein MIRPMSMAALLLGLCVSLIASADAAQLELKKGDKIVYIGNTLAERMQYFPHFETRLQARFPELNLVVRDLGWSADELTLRPRSKDFYDHGTRLEDHKPDVIMAFFGFNESFAGEKGLAKFEQDLEKFITDTKNSKYDGKSPTLVLVSPIPHEDLHSRFLPTGEKNNENIAMYAEAMHKLADKHDVVYVDVFAPMLEPMAGESDLTINGIHLNDEGYQVFGKVLDEGLFGAAPKYKTDLAKLYPEVKEKDLQFFYDHRAVNGFYIYGGRKNPFGVVNFPAEFAKLRKMIENRDQRIWKVANGESVPELIDDSNTGDFTAIETNVNRPVDIFNPEAEAKTFSLPEGYEINLFASEVEFPDLENPVQLAFDAKGRLWVTTMESYPMYLPGTPPDDKVLILEDSDGDGKADKQTVFADGLHVPTGIEIGDGGAYVAQQPNLMFLKDTDGDDKADERTLILHGFDSADSHHSISAFTWGPGGALYFQEGTFHHSQVETPYGPERVANAGIFRFEPKTDKLDIFVSYGFANPWGHTFDDWGQNYVADASGGANYFGAAFSGDVVYPQKHGSMKQFLTKQWRPTAGCEIVSSRNFPESAQGNYLLNNCIGFQGILQYKVKDEGSGFHADPVDPLLVSKDTSFRPVDIQFGPDGALYIVDWYNPLVGHMQHSLRDPKRDKHHGRIWRIRYTGNDLVKAPKIDGASIAELLDLLKEPEYRTRYRVRRELRNHDGTEVSAAIETWMAGLDKNDPMYNHHLLEALWVKQNLDLVDADLLKRMLTDSDFRARAAATRVLCYWRDRVPGSLDLLETQVNDENPRVRLEAIRALSFFDGKDVERAQEIALQSLLHDQDYYLEYTLKETLATLEKRAKQG
- a CDS encoding c-type cytochrome, which produces MLNRFTLVGCMLLACVLLATPQTARAQGATDAMVRLLQSGKLPESRLGTVIGMIAERGNAENLGILFQEATKSDGFSPALKLESLQALKKASESRNLVPTGDLSAISALIASNDPALKTLGIQLAGLWKVEATADTLAGLALDNEQPLKLRRLAIDSLIATGSGKTAETVAKLTSDDQPLSIRYLGVSALTNIDIQKAAEAAAKVLTGADTSTDPAAMIDAFLADTKGPDALAAALNGKKLDGDVAKMCLRQMYSVGRSDASLVNVLSAAAGIDNNPDPLTEEQLQSLVAQVLKKGDPARGEVIFRRKELSCLKCHAISGAGGQIGPDLSPVGATSPVDYVINSILFPEMAVKEAYIMKTIVDFDGKMHQGIVADENDDRTILKDANGHEIIIPADDIDLEKEGGSLMPKGLANFLTEEEFLDLVAYVGELGKPGPYGIRSVPTVQRWRVLKEVPEALQGEAKPSTGEFESQILGLDADAWLPVYGKVNGDLPLSDLSEIESPVLFLQAEIEVVDGGDIGVELNQKEGVTVWIIDDEFPGNEPISATVLPGRHKITFRLDRRKFTGDTFRVVVTKPSGSTAQYTVVGGS
- a CDS encoding esterase/lipase family protein, with product MVRWKPTFAALCAAILLIQFASGCALSRKGRWRDPQMVAPCPEANPKSQYPFGIWWHPCDVTAIDSPDLSSPELVELAPKVANQFVQLCAFEEDIEAPEAYEEVSTNLGEAVVGRPLHRSSNMPNLLNHGGERIETPRARAIAPEGIGTKIINEPMNLGPEFFQSELGEGEVLYMPELQGIQGMPGFVEQAIPETESADIQLRQAESYYAMAVDADKQLDESAMNMYLDAAIAAYRYMQTVPPQPKTTKGTERAWQVYHSSIARLMFIADKSGYIDKQCGIKLPVNGGYKIVQFEYVNFQRTADDFDRWHIVGDYQSKFLLTKHRSPGLGVPMVCIRERKPADKWYPEEVPFAVTGILRPEAEMNLYDATVEAAIPSGTHVEQVVAKLELYDPRTSGDVEFNCRQVPLAKDTTAPYAYLLSETRGDSKLKAMHPYKDMTNQGLFILEPHRKGKIPVIFVHGLLSAPYTWAGIANEIDSNPDLAARYEAWAFHYPTGAPFMESAAVLRDQLNQIITEMDPSGFDRDLRNIVLVGHSMGGLIAKLQVTDSGNTLWEHVAFQPLSSLDAPPQMQHYLRDQFYFTHSPNVGRVIFIGTPHQGTTHLSAKTGHVSSTFVHEDPCLKDAHKQLIEDNPAAFRKEFRHRVPISLDLISPKSLLLTGIYRLPIQPDIPTHTILGSGWWSPHDGQSDSVVPVSSARLPGVQTEIMVNSLHTHLNRNAGTVCEVLRILRVHGTRPAFASQNGTIR